CACTGGTCGCATCGGTGTCGGGCGTTCGCCCCCTGAAGATCGGTGTTCCGCGTTGGGTCCGCACCATTGCGGTGTCGATCGAATCCTTTGCCGTGAACGGGACACCATGCAGAGGTCCCAGCTCGTCTCCTCGCTGTACGGACGCCTCTGCCTTCTCGGCAGACTTCAATGCATCATCGGCGATCGTGACGATCGCATTCACCTTCGGGTTAACTGCCTCAATGCGATCGAGGTGTGCCTTCATAACTTCGACCGGTGAGACCTCACGCGTGCGGATGAGTTCGGCCAGTTTCGTCGCGTCGGAATAGATCAGTTCAGTGTCCATTGCTTTCTCCCTACCTGCCACTTGGCAGGTTATGGTGTTTGAGATTCTACCTGCCACATGGTAGATTCAGAAATCGAGAAAGTTTTTGTCACAGAAGCGCGGAGGTGCGTGATGAGTGCAAATGCCCGGGAAGACATTCTGGCCGCCGCGAAGCTTGTTGCCCAGGCTCACGGTTATGCGGGGTTGAACTTTCGTGATCTAGCCGAGCAGGTCGGCATCAAAGCCGCGAGTATCTACTACCACTTCCCCAGCAAAGCCGACCTGGCTGCGGCAGTGGCAAAGCGCTACTGGGAGGATGCCGCAGCTTATCTTGAGTCTTTGCTGCAGAACTCAGCAAAGCCGCTGGAAGCACTGCGTCGCTATCCGGAGACCTTCCGCTGGGCGCTGGAGAACGGCAATCGCATCTGCCTTTGCAGCTTTATGTCGGCGCAGTTCGACGACCTGCCTGACGAAGTGAAGACGGAAGTGCAGATTTTCGCCGATGTCAACATTGCGTGGCTGAAAAAGACGTTGGTTGCTGCTAAGGTCGCAAGCCCCAGGGATGCCGAGAAGCGAGCACGTGCTATCTATTCTGGAATCGTGGGTGCTCAACTGATGGCAAGAAGCCGGGCAGATATCACTCTCTACGACAACCTGATCGAAAGTTACCGCACAACAGGATTGCTTCCTGCCTGACGGCAGGACGGCGTGATCCAGCAGTCCGCTGATGAAAACAACTTCCCCTACAGGTCGTCGGCCCTTTGAAGGTCGGATAGCTCGGCGAGGCAATTTGCCGCTCAGTTGGGTGGGAGCAGCGGGCTTCAGCCCGCTGATAAAGGCGTAAAAGCAAATGGGCTTTAGCCCTGGGCTTTCTTTCTCAGTTAGGAAAAAGCCCGGGGCTAAAGCCCATTTCTATATTGAGCCGATAGACCACGGGCTGAAGCCCGCGGCTCCCACCCGGTTCGAGCTTCGCTCAAATCGTCCATCCACAAAATTCCAAGTATGGGTATCCGAACTTGTCTCTTCAATTTGACGTTCTCCTATTACTGTTTTACTCTAGGCATGTTTCGACAAGGCCTTATGGAAAACAGCAAAAACGAATCCCGCGATCTCTTTCCTGGCGCATTGGAGATGATGATCCTGGAATCCCTCCGCCGCCAACCCGCGCACGGATACGCTCTGGTGCAGCACATCCAGCAGCGTTCGAACAACCTGCTTCAGGTAGAAGAGGGCTCGCTGTATCCCGCCCTGCAGCGCCTGCTCAAAGGTAAGCTCGTCAAGGCCGAGTGGACCGTATCGCCTTCCACCAACCGTCGCGTGCGTGTCTACCAGATCACGAAAAACGGTTTGCTCCACCTGGAGCGCGAGATCTCCAGCTTCGACCGCATGCTGGAAGGTATCCAGATGGTCCTCGGCCCCCAGAAGCGCAACGCCACTTCCTAGGAGACTGCGATGAGCTGGTTCGAGCGAATCTTCCGCCGTCGGCGACTCTACGATGAACTCTCCGAAGAGATCCGCGAGCACATCGAAGAGAAGATCGAGCAGATCATGCGTCTCGAAAATCTCTCGCGGCCCGAAGCGCGGCGAGCGGCTCTCCGTGCCTTCGGAAATGTGACTCTTCTCGAAGAACGCAGTCGCGGGGTCTGGCAATGGTCCACGCTCGAATCCATCCTCGCCGATCTCAAGCTCACCTTGCGGCGTTTGAGAAGAGCTCCCGGCTTTGCGGCGACCGTTCTTCTGACGCTCGCCATCGGCATCGGCGCCAACACCGCGGTCTTCAGTGTCATCAATAGCGTGCTGCTCAAGCCGCTTCCCTACCCGGACTCCAACCGGCTGATCGCGTTGCGCCTTGATGCACCGGGCGCAGGCGGGCTCGCCAGCTTCACCAGCGGACTGGCGGTCTCTCCATCGATGTACCTGACCTTCGCCGAGCACAACCGCACCTTTCAGTCGATCGGGTTATGGTCTCCCAGCACCGCCAATATCACCGGCGTTGAACAACCCGAATGGGTGCAGGCGGACCGTGTCAGCGACGGCGTGCTTCAGACGCTCGAGGTCCCACCTCTGCTGGGCCGCTGGTTCTCAGCTGAGGATCAGGACCCCCACGGCTCCAAGACCGCTATGTTGAGCTACGGATACTGGCAACGTCGTTTTGGCGGAGACCGCAGCGTCATCGGTCGCGCCATCCAGGTTGATGCCCAGACCAGGACTATCGTCGGAGTCATGCCGCGCGGCTTCCGCATGGTCGATCAGGACTTCGATCTCCTGGTCCCACTCGCGCTCGATCGCAGCCAGCTCAAACTTGCCCCCTTCTGCTGCAACGGCATCGGCCGGTTGAAACCGGGAGTCCCTCTAGACCAGGCCAATGCCGATATCGCCCGCCTTCTTCCCTTATGGATGGACTCGTGGTCCAACGGCCCCGGCACCAATCCTCACTGGTACGAGAAGTGGAAGATTGCGCCGAACTTCACTCCGCTCAAGCGCCAGGTCATCGGCGACGTGAGCAATGTGCTCTGGGTCGTCATGGCCACCATCGCGGTCGTCATGCTGATCGTCTGCATGAACGTCGCCAATCTGCTGCTGGTACGCGCCGAGTCTCGTCATCAGGAGATTTCGATACGGGCCGCACTTGGCGCCGGACGTGCCCGCATTGCACGCGAGCTGCTGCTGGAAAGCGTCGTGCTCGGCCTGATCGGCGGTGTGCTCGGCGTTGGCGTTGCCGCTGCGGCTCTGCGTCTTCTCGTCTCCATCGGCCCGGCCAATCTGCCGCGCCTCAGCGAGATATCTCTCGACGCACGTTCCGTCGCATTTACCTTTGCGATCTCACTGTTCTCCGGACTCCTCTTCGGCTCGCTGCCCACATGGAAGTACGCCTTCCGCCGGAGATCAACGCTGCTCGACGGCTCCGTGCGCACCACCAGCATCAGTCGCGAGCGCCATCGCGCACGCAACGTGTTGGTCGTCACCCAGGTAGCAATGGCCCTCGTGCTGCTGGTGTGCGCTCTCCTGATGGTCCGAACCTTCGCCGCGTTACACAATGTCGATCCTGGCTTCTCCGACGCGCCACACATTCAGACAGTCAGCATGTGGGTTCCCGACCAGCTCATCAGCGATTCCGCAATGGTCACTCGCACTGAGAA
This genomic window from Terriglobus albidus contains:
- a CDS encoding TetR/AcrR family transcriptional regulator, which gives rise to MSANAREDILAAAKLVAQAHGYAGLNFRDLAEQVGIKAASIYYHFPSKADLAAAVAKRYWEDAAAYLESLLQNSAKPLEALRRYPETFRWALENGNRICLCSFMSAQFDDLPDEVKTEVQIFADVNIAWLKKTLVAAKVASPRDAEKRARAIYSGIVGAQLMARSRADITLYDNLIESYRTTGLLPA
- a CDS encoding PadR family transcriptional regulator, with amino-acid sequence MENSKNESRDLFPGALEMMILESLRRQPAHGYALVQHIQQRSNNLLQVEEGSLYPALQRLLKGKLVKAEWTVSPSTNRRVRVYQITKNGLLHLEREISSFDRMLEGIQMVLGPQKRNATS
- a CDS encoding ABC transporter permease, which gives rise to MSWFERIFRRRRLYDELSEEIREHIEEKIEQIMRLENLSRPEARRAALRAFGNVTLLEERSRGVWQWSTLESILADLKLTLRRLRRAPGFAATVLLTLAIGIGANTAVFSVINSVLLKPLPYPDSNRLIALRLDAPGAGGLASFTSGLAVSPSMYLTFAEHNRTFQSIGLWSPSTANITGVEQPEWVQADRVSDGVLQTLEVPPLLGRWFSAEDQDPHGSKTAMLSYGYWQRRFGGDRSVIGRAIQVDAQTRTIVGVMPRGFRMVDQDFDLLVPLALDRSQLKLAPFCCNGIGRLKPGVPLDQANADIARLLPLWMDSWSNGPGTNPHWYEKWKIAPNFTPLKRQVIGDVSNVLWVVMATIAVVMLIVCMNVANLLLVRAESRHQEISIRAALGAGRARIARELLLESVVLGLIGGVLGVGVAAAALRLLVSIGPANLPRLSEISLDARSVAFTFAISLFSGLLFGSLPTWKYAFRRRSTLLDGSVRTTSISRERHRARNVLVVTQVAMALVLLVCALLMVRTFAALHNVDPGFSDAPHIQTVSMWVPDQLISDSAMVTRTENDITDKLAGIPGVTSVGFAGAVPMDGNQPNWDGLYLKGKDYGATEPPIRFFNYISPGFFHAMGTRLVAGRDFTWNEIYSLRPTVIVSENLARESWGSAQAAIGKQVRELPSMPWQEVIGVAEDVHTLGLDEKAPATVYWPAMIGNPYNPQPAIMPSRFITFAIHTDRAGTASLQSEMQQAVSSVNASLPLASVQTMQEIYGKSLARTSFTLVMLGIAAAMALALGIIGIYGVISYAVSQRTREIGIRLALGARKNELRWMFVRPALVLTGVGVIIGLGAAAAVARLMRTLLFGISPLDPLSFVAVPLILVLAAALASFLPASRVATVNPVDALRVE